Proteins co-encoded in one Paenibacillus sp. genomic window:
- a CDS encoding carbohydrate ABC transporter permease — MAIRKGIIPSVVYHIFVFIFAIFMIYPVLWLFSSSLKDNSDIYVNALQLIPREFKFENYVNGWQGFGGYTFSTFFMNSAIVTVTATFGTIVSCSTVAYGFARVPFAASRFWFACMMVSMMLPEQVLTIPQYVFFSKMGWVNTFIPLILPSFFGGAFLTFMLMQFIRGLPKELDESAIIDGCGKLGVFVRIVLPLIVPAIVTASIFKFYWTWDDFFTPLLYMNKTQYYTASLALKFFSDPQASSDWGAMFAMSILSLVPVFVIFLVFQRFIIDGVATTGLKG; from the coding sequence GTGGCGATTAGGAAAGGTATCATTCCAAGCGTCGTTTACCATATCTTCGTTTTTATTTTTGCCATCTTCATGATTTATCCGGTATTATGGCTCTTTTCAAGTTCCTTGAAGGACAATTCGGACATCTACGTCAATGCTCTGCAATTGATTCCGCGGGAATTTAAGTTCGAAAATTACGTAAACGGCTGGCAAGGTTTCGGAGGCTATACATTTTCCACGTTCTTTATGAATTCGGCCATCGTCACCGTTACCGCTACGTTCGGCACCATCGTTTCCTGCTCGACGGTCGCTTATGGATTCGCACGCGTACCTTTCGCCGCCTCTCGCTTTTGGTTCGCCTGCATGATGGTTTCGATGATGTTGCCGGAGCAGGTGCTAACGATTCCCCAGTATGTGTTTTTCTCTAAAATGGGATGGGTCAACACATTTATTCCCTTAATATTACCCTCCTTCTTCGGCGGCGCGTTTCTCACATTTATGCTGATGCAATTCATTCGTGGTCTGCCGAAGGAACTGGATGAATCCGCGATTATCGACGGGTGCGGAAAGCTGGGTGTGTTCGTACGCATCGTGCTGCCCTTGATCGTCCCGGCCATCGTTACGGCGTCCATCTTTAAATTTTATTGGACGTGGGACGATTTCTTCACCCCCTTGCTTTACATGAACAAAACGCAATATTACACAGCTTCGTTAGCCCTGAAATTTTTCTCCGATCCGCAGGCATCCTCGGATTGGGGAGCAATGTTCGCGATGTCCATCTTGTCGCTTGTTCCGGTATTCGTTATTTTTTTGGTGTTCCAACGCTTCATTATTGACGGTGTCGCTACAACAGGGCTTAAAGGATAA
- a CDS encoding SIS domain-containing protein, with amino-acid sequence MELTHLFTKYPELESCAGAIAQAFEILKGTYRSGGKALICGNGGSASDSEHIVGELMKGFRSKRPIAPEDRDRLIHYYPNEGAFLADHLQGALPAISLTSHTALVSAYTNDVSPEMAFAQQVYGYGKPGDTLIGLSTSGNSANVVRAAQVAKAMGMRTIGFSGRDGGRLKGICDVTIQVPWDETPQIQERHLPVYHTLCILLEREFFGP; translated from the coding sequence ATGGAATTAACACATCTGTTCACGAAATACCCCGAACTAGAGAGTTGCGCCGGTGCCATCGCGCAGGCCTTTGAAATCTTGAAAGGGACCTACCGATCCGGCGGAAAAGCGCTCATCTGCGGAAATGGGGGAAGCGCTTCAGATAGCGAGCACATCGTCGGCGAATTAATGAAAGGGTTTCGTTCAAAGCGGCCGATTGCGCCGGAAGATCGTGACCGGCTGATTCATTATTACCCGAATGAGGGAGCGTTCCTAGCCGATCATTTGCAAGGCGCGTTGCCGGCGATTTCTTTAACGAGCCATACGGCGCTCGTCAGCGCATACACCAACGACGTGTCGCCGGAGATGGCGTTCGCGCAGCAAGTGTATGGGTACGGGAAGCCGGGCGACACCCTGATCGGTCTTAGTACTTCGGGGAATTCCGCGAATGTAGTTCGGGCGGCTCAGGTCGCCAAAGCGATGGGGATGCGGACGATCGGGTTCAGCGGGCGGGACGGCGGACGATTAAAAGGGATTTGCGACGTTACGATACAAGTGCCCTGGGATGAAACTCCCCAAATACAAGAGCGTCACCTGCCGGTATACCATACGTTATGTATTTTGTTGGAAAGGGAGTTTTTCGGACCGTGA
- a CDS encoding ABC transporter ATP-binding protein, with product MIQLENVSKTYVLEAGQFTALKETSLRIGEGEFIAVMGPSGSGKSTLLQILGGLDLPTTGSVIVDGERLETLDEAERTLFRRRKVGFVFQNYQLLPTMTVAENIALPLSANGASKADVDAVVARLIREVNLEGKASNFPSQLSGGQQQRVAIARALAMKPKLILADEPTGNLDRKNGEDILALLSRLNREERITVVMVTHDRQAAETADRLIHFRDGEVVREEREGALSR from the coding sequence ATGATTCAATTAGAGAACGTCAGCAAAACGTACGTCTTGGAAGCGGGGCAGTTCACCGCGCTGAAGGAAACGAGCCTGCGCATCGGGGAAGGCGAATTTATCGCCGTCATGGGGCCGAGCGGCTCGGGGAAGAGCACGCTCCTGCAAATCTTGGGAGGGCTCGATCTCCCGACGACCGGCTCCGTCATCGTCGACGGCGAACGGTTAGAGACGCTTGACGAAGCGGAGCGGACGCTGTTCCGCCGGCGTAAGGTCGGATTCGTATTTCAAAACTATCAATTGCTGCCGACGATGACGGTCGCGGAAAATATCGCGCTTCCGCTCTCCGCGAACGGCGCCTCGAAAGCGGACGTCGACGCGGTCGTCGCGCGATTGATCCGCGAAGTCAATCTGGAAGGCAAAGCGTCGAACTTCCCGTCGCAATTAAGCGGCGGACAGCAGCAGCGCGTCGCCATCGCCCGGGCGCTGGCCATGAAGCCGAAGCTGATTTTGGCGGATGAACCGACGGGTAACCTGGACCGGAAAAACGGCGAGGACATCCTGGCGCTGCTCTCTCGATTGAATCGGGAGGAACGCATCACCGTCGTCATGGTGACGCACGACAGGCAGGCGGCGGAGACGGCCGATCGCTTGATTCATTTCCGCGACGGGGAAGTCGTTCGCGAAGAGCGGGAAGGAGCGTTGAGCCGATGA
- a CDS encoding FtsX-like permease family protein, whose translation MNPWRIAWRNLSRRKLRSFLTTLSIVIGVASTFGVLASVESAKKVFPLYLKEAFGKADFTVMGTEAFFSEDVFEEVGRVDGAVAVAALQQAAELHWEDDGISAIQKRVDLKGYSSLDTPITKFKAIEGELNGGGAVITDRTAKAWGLGAGDKVAFVIEGTVREVPIAAVVKYTVELMGPSSWMMAKYHPWTVAVPLPLMQEWFDLAGKIEAVQVKAANGADVSRLEGELDHLAEHEGDIYVQPIIVDFDSQFKDANTFFLALYIAGFLGIALSAFVIFNSLYVSVQERKKEFAALKTIGYTPRQLQGFVLFEVLLMSVVGTAAGLILGFGLAQLLRTAIFMLFGVHDETSMDFTRGVVVSVLAGMLVPLAASWYPVRQAGNVSVIDVLKDSRPAGGSVRKWQLAAGVVLIGCSFFVKSLMLAVPLLAGVVLLFPYLFQATVRILRPAYRKTFRFAGDVAARNLLRNVARTSMTSVILSLGLAMIVLMSSLNSALIQSYEKIIHATYGGNLDVMFHHIEPTDIETLKRTEGVADAVTYPLQAAVWEVNGKERKLPVYGVGAEWIDRFPLFMAEGRAPSDVIGSLGADEVALDRIAFGVWGGAIGERIVLDTLDGKQPFTVVAVVDTMKNSGYAAFMNEEHFRETIGLKYERNALVIKDDTVSPLQLRENIFDQFGVRIEEMFGPEDWVSVIGATLTGSFGVINFLVVLAILISGIGITNTLLMNIMERVREIGMMRAVGVTRRQIVGMIMLEGFGIGLAATIIGCLFGVLLIYMTSTFLEINSLTYDFGVSWLILSLVGLFGMLVSLISSFSPAAKAAKTPLSEALRYE comes from the coding sequence ATGAATCCGTGGCGTATCGCATGGCGCAACTTGTCGCGCAGAAAGCTGAGATCCTTCTTAACGACGCTGTCCATCGTCATCGGCGTCGCGTCCACCTTCGGCGTGCTGGCGTCGGTGGAGTCCGCGAAGAAGGTGTTTCCGCTATATTTGAAAGAAGCTTTCGGCAAGGCGGATTTCACCGTAATGGGAACCGAAGCGTTCTTCTCCGAAGACGTATTCGAGGAAGTAGGGCGAGTCGACGGCGCGGTGGCGGTAGCGGCGCTGCAGCAGGCGGCGGAGCTGCATTGGGAAGACGACGGCATCTCCGCGATTCAGAAACGTGTCGACCTGAAAGGATATAGCAGCTTGGACACGCCGATCACGAAATTTAAGGCCATCGAAGGGGAGCTGAACGGAGGCGGCGCCGTCATTACGGATCGAACGGCGAAAGCGTGGGGGCTGGGCGCGGGCGACAAGGTAGCCTTCGTAATCGAGGGTACGGTTCGGGAGGTTCCCATCGCCGCCGTCGTCAAATATACGGTCGAACTGATGGGCCCCTCCAGCTGGATGATGGCGAAATACCATCCGTGGACCGTCGCGGTGCCGCTGCCGCTCATGCAGGAATGGTTTGATCTGGCGGGGAAGATCGAGGCGGTTCAAGTGAAAGCCGCCAACGGCGCGGACGTCTCGCGGCTCGAAGGCGAGCTGGACCACCTGGCCGAGCACGAAGGCGATATCTACGTGCAGCCGATCATCGTGGACTTCGATTCTCAATTCAAGGACGCGAATACGTTTTTCCTTGCGCTGTATATCGCCGGCTTCCTCGGCATCGCGCTCAGCGCGTTCGTCATTTTCAATTCCTTGTACGTCAGCGTTCAAGAACGCAAGAAAGAGTTCGCCGCGTTGAAGACGATCGGCTACACCCCTCGCCAGCTGCAAGGCTTCGTCTTGTTCGAAGTGCTGCTGATGTCCGTCGTCGGGACGGCGGCGGGGCTCATCCTCGGCTTCGGATTGGCGCAGCTGCTGCGAACGGCCATCTTCATGCTGTTCGGCGTCCATGACGAAACGAGCATGGATTTCACGCGCGGGGTCGTCGTCTCCGTCTTGGCCGGGATGCTCGTTCCGCTCGCAGCGTCGTGGTACCCGGTGCGGCAAGCCGGGAATGTCAGCGTCATCGACGTGCTCAAAGACAGCCGGCCCGCGGGCGGGTCTGTGCGCAAATGGCAGCTTGCCGCGGGCGTCGTCCTGATCGGCTGCAGCTTTTTCGTCAAAAGTCTAATGTTGGCCGTGCCGCTGCTCGCCGGGGTCGTGCTCCTCTTCCCGTATTTGTTCCAGGCGACGGTTCGCATCTTGAGGCCGGCATATCGGAAGACGTTCCGGTTCGCCGGGGACGTCGCCGCGCGCAATTTGCTCCGCAACGTCGCGCGCACGTCCATGACGTCGGTCATTTTGTCCTTAGGCCTCGCGATGATCGTCTTGATGAGCTCTCTGAACTCGGCGTTGATTCAATCGTACGAGAAAATCATTCACGCCACCTACGGCGGAAACTTGGACGTGATGTTCCACCATATCGAGCCGACCGATATCGAGACGCTGAAGCGTACCGAGGGGGTGGCGGATGCCGTCACGTACCCGCTGCAGGCTGCGGTGTGGGAGGTGAACGGGAAGGAGCGCAAGCTCCCCGTCTACGGCGTCGGCGCGGAATGGATCGACCGGTTCCCGTTGTTCATGGCCGAGGGCCGCGCGCCGAGCGACGTCATCGGCAGCCTTGGGGCAGACGAGGTCGCGCTCGACCGGATCGCCTTCGGCGTATGGGGCGGAGCGATCGGGGAGCGGATCGTATTGGATACGCTTGACGGCAAGCAGCCGTTCACGGTCGTCGCCGTCGTCGACACGATGAAAAACAGCGGATACGCGGCTTTCATGAACGAGGAACATTTCCGAGAGACGATCGGGTTGAAATACGAGCGTAATGCGCTCGTCATCAAGGACGACACGGTCTCGCCGCTGCAGCTGCGGGAAAACATCTTCGACCAGTTCGGCGTGCGGATCGAGGAGATGTTCGGACCGGAGGATTGGGTATCGGTCATTGGGGCGACGCTCACGGGTTCGTTCGGCGTGATCAACTTCCTCGTCGTGCTCGCGATTCTCATCTCCGGGATCGGCATTACGAACACGTTGTTAATGAACATTATGGAGCGGGTTCGGGAAATCGGCATGATGCGCGCGGTCGGCGTCACGCGCCGCCAAATCGTCGGCATGATCATGCTCGAGGGCTTCGGCATCGGCCTCGCCGCCACGATCATCGGCTGTCTGTTCGGGGTGCTCCTGATTTACATGACGTCCACATTTCTGGAAATCAATTCGCTCACGTACGACTTCGGCGTGTCGTGGCTCATTCTTTCGCTCGTCGGCCTGTTCGGCATGCTCGTCAGCTTGATCTCCAGCTTTTCGCCGGCCGCAAAGGCCGCCAAAACTCCTTTAAGCGAGGCGCTTCGTTATGAGTAA
- a CDS encoding sugar ABC transporter permease: protein MKTGLSAASNNVAGYLLISPWLIGFFGLTIIPLFTSLYLAFTNYDILSSPEWIGFDNFRKMFSEDPRYLNSLKATFQYVALAVPLKLAFALSVAMLLNTRFKIVSLYRTVYYLPTIIGGSVAVAIMWRQLFGLNGAVNAFLNMLGIESERSWIVDPDTAMWTLVLLGVWQFGSSMLIFLAGLKQIPAGLYEAAYIDGAGAVQRFAKITVPLLTPVIFFNLVMSIIGGFKVFTEGLIITNGGPFDKTLFYSLYLYEKSFTLFEMGYGSAMAWVLLLIIAFFTAIVFVSSSRWVYYETKGD from the coding sequence ATGAAGACCGGGCTTTCCGCTGCATCGAACAATGTCGCCGGATATTTGCTGATATCCCCTTGGTTAATCGGTTTTTTCGGACTCACGATTATCCCGCTCTTTACGTCATTGTACTTGGCTTTTACGAATTACGATATTTTAAGTTCTCCAGAATGGATCGGGTTTGACAATTTCCGCAAGATGTTTTCCGAGGATCCTCGTTACTTGAATTCGCTAAAGGCTACCTTTCAATACGTAGCCTTAGCCGTTCCGCTTAAGCTCGCTTTTGCGCTTTCCGTCGCTATGCTGCTCAATACGAGATTCAAAATCGTCAGCCTGTATCGTACGGTCTATTATTTGCCCACGATTATTGGGGGCAGCGTTGCGGTCGCGATCATGTGGCGGCAGCTATTCGGCCTCAACGGAGCGGTGAACGCGTTCCTGAACATGCTTGGAATCGAATCGGAGCGTTCTTGGATCGTCGATCCCGACACCGCGATGTGGACGCTCGTTTTATTAGGCGTTTGGCAGTTCGGTTCGTCTATGTTAATTTTTCTTGCCGGACTAAAACAAATTCCCGCCGGGTTGTACGAAGCTGCATATATCGACGGTGCCGGCGCCGTGCAGCGGTTTGCGAAAATTACGGTCCCGCTGTTGACGCCCGTCATTTTCTTCAACCTGGTCATGTCGATCATTGGCGGATTCAAAGTGTTTACCGAAGGCTTGATCATTACGAACGGCGGACCGTTCGACAAGACCTTGTTTTATTCCCTTTATCTATACGAGAAATCCTTTACGCTGTTTGAAATGGGGTACGGTTCAGCAATGGCTTGGGTGCTCCTGCTGATCATAGCATTCTTTACGGCCATTGTATTCGTCAGTTCGTCCCGCTGGGTGTATTACGAAACGAAGGGAGATTAA
- a CDS encoding alpha-mannosidase, producing the protein MKNKFPLHMIGNAHLDPVWLWQWQEGFAEIKATFRSALDRLKEFPEFVFTCAGAAYYRWVEENAPEMFEEIRMRVSEGRWIITGGWWIQPDCNLPSGESFARQALYSQRYFLEKFGKLADVGYNVDSFGHNGALPQILKKSGLNYYVFGRPDANEKTLPSDLFWWEGPDGTRVLAYRLIMSYGMWGCTLEEKIGKHAERMKDSSFPLMCFYGVGNHGGGPTIENLRLMRKYRAEAESVPLQCSSPTQYFEALRSLDTSRLPVVRDDLQPHAIGCYSAHSETKALNRASEHRLLSAEKFSALAHKLLGLPYPGGRLRTAWENVLFNQFHDIMGGCSIKEAYEDSRESYGEALHIGAKALNAALQKISWSIDTMKPGVEALSKEKDWMLWEQGDLGVPVVVFNPLSWEVDAPVKITKQVKAITDDEDRHIPIQQVRASRTNGADKWDTMFMARVPAMGYRVYWAYLDREPAHTPIPGELQAEDTFLENANVLLEIDPATGHIKRLLHKGANLEVFEGNGAVPIVIDEEDSDTWGHNLTAYRKEKGKFGEASAKVIERGPLRAVIRVTSRYRQSTLQMDYILYRDASSIRVEARLDWRERHSMLKLSFPVSLDRTRAVSEIPYAFLEREADGKEKPGQQWVDLTGVSADGRARPFGFALLNTNKYAYDVLDRDLCLTVVRSPQFADHYGERDELAPYMDQGEHHFTLELVPHEGDWRGAAVVRKAFELNVPPVTIVETYHRGPLPQRYVGLRITSDQVVATAFKLAEDGEGYILRAYETTGQAAETEFELASLGRRWTATFIGCEIKTFYIPIDEAETVRETNLIEFAVNTDRPGH; encoded by the coding sequence ATGAAAAATAAATTTCCTTTGCACATGATCGGTAACGCGCATTTGGATCCGGTATGGTTATGGCAGTGGCAGGAAGGATTCGCTGAAATCAAGGCGACCTTCAGGTCGGCGCTCGACCGATTGAAGGAATTTCCCGAATTTGTCTTCACCTGCGCGGGAGCCGCTTATTATCGTTGGGTGGAAGAAAACGCGCCGGAGATGTTCGAGGAGATCCGCATGCGCGTATCAGAAGGCCGATGGATTATTACCGGGGGTTGGTGGATCCAACCGGACTGCAATTTGCCTAGCGGCGAATCGTTCGCGAGGCAGGCGCTATACAGCCAACGTTATTTTCTCGAAAAATTCGGCAAGCTCGCCGATGTGGGGTATAACGTAGATTCGTTCGGCCATAACGGAGCACTTCCGCAAATATTGAAGAAGAGCGGATTAAATTACTATGTGTTCGGCCGCCCCGACGCCAATGAGAAGACGCTGCCCTCGGATTTGTTCTGGTGGGAAGGTCCGGACGGAACGCGAGTACTCGCTTACCGCCTTATCATGAGCTACGGCATGTGGGGCTGCACGCTGGAAGAGAAAATCGGTAAACATGCTGAAAGGATGAAGGATTCCTCGTTTCCGCTGATGTGTTTTTATGGGGTAGGGAATCACGGAGGCGGGCCGACGATCGAAAATTTGCGCTTGATGAGGAAGTACCGGGCAGAAGCCGAGAGCGTCCCGCTGCAATGCAGCTCTCCGACGCAGTATTTTGAAGCGTTGCGTTCCTTGGACACGTCGCGGCTGCCGGTCGTGAGAGACGATTTGCAGCCGCATGCGATCGGTTGTTATTCCGCCCATTCGGAGACGAAAGCATTAAACCGCGCATCGGAACACCGGCTTCTCAGTGCGGAAAAATTCAGCGCTCTAGCCCACAAATTATTAGGTCTTCCTTATCCCGGAGGGAGGCTTCGGACAGCGTGGGAAAACGTTTTGTTTAACCAGTTCCACGATATTATGGGCGGATGCTCTATTAAAGAGGCTTATGAGGATTCGCGCGAAAGTTACGGCGAAGCTCTGCACATCGGGGCGAAAGCGCTTAACGCTGCACTGCAGAAAATATCCTGGTCGATCGACACCATGAAACCGGGGGTTGAAGCGTTAAGCAAAGAGAAAGATTGGATGCTCTGGGAACAAGGCGACCTTGGCGTGCCTGTTGTCGTATTTAACCCTTTATCTTGGGAAGTGGACGCACCGGTTAAGATAACGAAACAGGTAAAGGCGATTACGGATGATGAGGATCGACATATACCGATCCAACAAGTTCGAGCTTCTCGAACGAACGGAGCGGACAAGTGGGACACGATGTTTATGGCGCGCGTCCCCGCGATGGGGTATCGCGTGTACTGGGCTTACTTGGATCGCGAACCGGCTCATACGCCGATTCCGGGTGAGTTGCAGGCCGAGGATACTTTCCTGGAAAACGCCAACGTTCTTCTGGAAATCGATCCGGCCACGGGACATATCAAGAGGTTGCTTCATAAAGGGGCAAATCTTGAAGTGTTCGAAGGAAACGGAGCGGTTCCAATCGTCATCGACGAGGAAGACAGCGATACCTGGGGACATAACTTGACCGCATATCGGAAGGAAAAGGGGAAATTCGGCGAAGCTAGCGCGAAAGTCATCGAGCGAGGGCCGCTTCGGGCGGTCATTCGGGTAACGAGTCGGTACCGCCAATCTACGCTTCAGATGGATTATATTCTCTACAGAGACGCCTCTTCCATCCGAGTAGAAGCTCGCCTCGATTGGCGAGAACGGCATAGCATGTTAAAACTTTCGTTCCCGGTCTCGTTGGACCGCACGAGAGCGGTCAGCGAGATTCCTTACGCATTCTTGGAAAGAGAGGCGGACGGCAAGGAGAAGCCCGGTCAACAATGGGTGGATCTCACAGGGGTATCGGCGGACGGCAGAGCCCGGCCGTTTGGCTTCGCGTTGCTAAACACGAATAAGTATGCATATGACGTTCTGGACCGCGATCTTTGCCTGACGGTCGTGCGCAGCCCTCAATTTGCGGACCATTATGGGGAACGCGACGAGCTGGCCCCCTATATGGATCAAGGAGAACATCATTTTACGTTGGAACTGGTCCCCCACGAGGGCGATTGGAGAGGGGCTGCCGTCGTGCGGAAAGCTTTTGAGCTAAACGTTCCCCCGGTAACTATTGTCGAAACGTACCATCGCGGTCCGCTGCCGCAGCGGTATGTCGGGTTGCGCATCACTTCCGATCAGGTAGTCGCGACCGCCTTCAAGCTTGCGGAAGATGGGGAGGGGTACATCTTGCGCGCTTACGAAACGACCGGACAAGCGGCCGAGACGGAATTCGAACTGGCGTCATTGGGCCGCCGTTGGACAGCAACGTTTATAGGTTGCGAAATCAAAACGTTCTACATTCCTATAGACGAAGCCGAAACCGTGAGGGAAACCAATCTGATTGAGTTCGCCGTCAATACGGATCGGCCGGGCCATTGA
- a CDS encoding ROK family protein: MILAGIDIGGTKCAVSLGRAGNGHITLLSKKKFKTLKSPERTVSHLIERLNEMLGDQRISKPDAIGISCGGPLNSEAGLILSPPNLPGWEGVQIVSPFEAEYGVPVRLQNDANACALAEWMWGAGQGLRNVVFLTFGTGMGAGIIINGKLYSGTNDNAGEVGHIRLTEDGPIGHGKPGSFEGYCSGGGIVRLAGKLANEALERGESGSWYRKKEDLPRLTAEIVAAAAREGEPLALKVFRIVGERLGQGAAIIVDLLNPERIVIGSIFARQRELLEPVMLEALRKEALSVSLSACSVVPAGLGEQVGDYAALSVALYAFDQRR, translated from the coding sequence GTGATACTCGCAGGCATCGATATTGGAGGGACGAAATGTGCCGTCAGCTTAGGGAGAGCGGGGAACGGGCATATAACGTTGCTGTCGAAAAAGAAATTCAAGACACTAAAATCGCCGGAACGCACGGTGTCCCACCTTATCGAACGGTTGAACGAAATGCTGGGAGATCAGAGGATATCGAAGCCGGACGCTATCGGAATCAGCTGCGGGGGGCCCTTGAACAGCGAAGCGGGGCTGATTCTCAGCCCGCCGAATCTGCCGGGGTGGGAAGGCGTTCAAATCGTGTCACCGTTCGAAGCCGAGTACGGCGTTCCGGTCCGATTGCAGAACGACGCAAACGCGTGCGCCCTAGCGGAATGGATGTGGGGGGCTGGACAAGGTCTCCGGAATGTCGTATTTCTAACGTTCGGGACAGGCATGGGGGCTGGCATCATCATTAACGGAAAGTTGTATTCCGGAACGAACGACAACGCGGGCGAGGTAGGACACATCCGATTAACGGAGGACGGGCCGATAGGGCATGGCAAGCCCGGCTCATTCGAGGGGTACTGCAGCGGCGGCGGCATTGTTAGGCTAGCTGGCAAACTTGCGAACGAGGCGTTGGAGAGGGGGGAGAGCGGAAGCTGGTACCGGAAGAAGGAGGATCTTCCCCGCCTTACCGCCGAGATCGTCGCAGCGGCAGCCCGGGAAGGGGAGCCGCTCGCTTTGAAAGTATTTCGCATCGTGGGCGAGAGATTGGGGCAGGGCGCAGCTATCATCGTCGACCTCTTGAACCCTGAACGCATCGTGATCGGCAGTATCTTCGCCCGTCAGCGGGAGCTGCTCGAGCCCGTCATGCTCGAGGCACTTCGGAAAGAGGCGTTATCCGTATCACTCTCGGCCTGTAGCGTTGTTCCTGCAGGGTTGGGGGAGCAGGTTGGCGACTATGCCGCCTTATCCGTTGCGCTTTATGCATTTGACCAGAGACGATAG
- a CDS encoding ABC transporter substrate-binding protein — MKVRVLQGLAIVMAFSTALLGCSASTATKDQETGSAPPAAAPAAEKTEAAATAPEPVTINYTFWAGSQASVDIVNKVIELFEEKYPHINVEYEYAPWGNYWDKLSVQAASNSLPDVVRQDYSYLERYSQKNVLLSLDELVSQNKIDLSTVDKKYIESGYVNGKLYGISSGSNANVLLYDPEQFDKAGVPKPKDNWTWEEYEQTVTALKEKLGVYGDMHMDANQFRVYLRQFGASLFSKDGKSLGYDDDKLFADFYGRQIRLQEAGIISPIESELESKGSEDTPFAKFETVMGSRGYWSNNLEGLQNFMKKPLEIAMIPGDAKGMYLKASTFYSISASSKHPEEAALFINFIMNDIDANKIINGSSGFPYVPAVLEALQPNFNDAQKKVAAYLESVAKYADPIFPPEPEKSGEVNKVLSNLESEMFFGRITPEEAAVKFREQANSILGN, encoded by the coding sequence ATGAAAGTACGTGTTCTTCAAGGCTTGGCGATCGTCATGGCGTTTTCTACGGCGCTGCTTGGATGCAGTGCGTCCACCGCAACCAAGGATCAAGAAACCGGGAGCGCGCCTCCCGCGGCCGCCCCGGCCGCTGAGAAAACGGAAGCCGCAGCAACAGCGCCGGAACCTGTCACGATCAATTACACCTTCTGGGCAGGGTCGCAAGCGAGCGTAGACATTGTGAATAAAGTCATCGAACTGTTTGAAGAAAAGTACCCTCATATCAACGTTGAGTATGAATACGCCCCTTGGGGGAACTACTGGGACAAGTTAAGCGTACAAGCGGCAAGCAACAGCTTACCCGACGTCGTTAGACAAGACTATTCGTATCTGGAGCGTTATTCGCAGAAGAATGTGCTCCTTAGCTTGGACGAACTCGTAAGCCAAAACAAAATCGACCTTTCCACAGTCGACAAGAAATACATCGAAAGCGGCTATGTGAATGGCAAATTGTACGGCATCAGTTCCGGCAGCAATGCGAACGTTCTTCTGTACGACCCCGAACAATTCGACAAAGCTGGCGTACCGAAGCCGAAAGACAATTGGACTTGGGAGGAGTACGAGCAAACCGTAACCGCATTGAAGGAGAAGCTCGGCGTCTACGGGGACATGCATATGGACGCCAACCAATTTAGAGTATACTTGCGTCAATTCGGTGCTTCCCTTTTCAGCAAAGACGGCAAATCGCTCGGTTACGATGACGATAAGCTGTTCGCCGATTTCTATGGAAGACAAATCCGACTGCAGGAAGCGGGGATCATTTCCCCAATCGAGTCGGAACTAGAATCGAAAGGTTCCGAAGACACGCCTTTCGCCAAGTTCGAGACCGTTATGGGAAGCCGCGGGTATTGGAGCAACAACCTGGAAGGATTGCAAAATTTCATGAAGAAGCCTCTTGAAATCGCGATGATCCCGGGCGACGCCAAAGGTATGTATTTGAAAGCATCCACGTTCTACTCGATCTCTGCTTCTTCTAAACACCCTGAAGAAGCCGCATTGTTCATTAACTTCATCATGAACGATATTGATGCGAATAAGATCATCAACGGCAGCTCCGGCTTCCCGTATGTGCCGGCGGTTCTGGAAGCGCTGCAGCCTAACTTCAACGACGCGCAAAAGAAAGTTGCGGCTTATCTGGAAAGCGTAGCGAAGTACGCCGATCCGATCTTCCCGCCGGAACCGGAAAAATCCGGCGAAGTAAACAAGGTGCTGTCCAATCTTGAGAGCGAGATGTTCTTCGGTCGAATTACGCCCGAAGAAGCGGCCGTTAAATTCAGAGAACAAGCTAATTCGATTCTTGGCAACTAA